The nucleotide sequence AGATGGGAACGGGAGTGCAAGCTGGATCAATTCAACGGGTTCGTGAAGGCTTTTTGGATACACAATTTCGCGAAGAGAATAACAAGTTCGGTTATTGGAATACAAGAAGTGAAGCGTTAGCTAAAATGGAAGATATCATGAATGAACCTTCGGATAATGGTTTATCAAAGACTCTTGATCGTTTCTGGCAGTCTTTACAGGATTTATCCGTTCATCCAGAAGATGATGGTGCACGTTCGGTAGTGAGGCAGCGTGGAGAAGCGGTTAGTGATACGTTTAATTACCTATCAAACTCTTTAAATGCCATTCGTAATGACCACAAGAGTCAAATTGATCTAACGGTTAAAGAAATTAATTCATTAGCCACTCAAATTAACAACATAAATTCTCAAATCAATGAGATTGAGCCGCATGGTTATCTTCCTAACGACCTTTATGATGAGCGAGACAACCTGGTTGATCGTCTTTCACAACTAGTGAATATCAAAGTAACACCTGTAAAAAGTGGTGGTAATGCTATAGCTATTTCTGAAGGTAAATATACAATCGACATAATCGATAAGAATGGTGCGTCTTTAGGAAAATTAGTTGACGGGACTGCTTTAACAAGTAATGAACTGCAAACAGTAGAGTCTAATGGGACTGTTTCAGGTTACCAGCTAAATGATGGAGCAACGGCAACTACGCTCTCATCCACTGAATTTAGAGGGAAACTTCAAGGATTAACTGATGCGTATAATACTGTGTTCCCAGAAATGTTGGCTAATTTAGATCAGTTAGCTTATGATTTTGCAACTTCATTTAACAGCGTTCATAACGCAGGGTGGACGATGGATGATGTAGAAGTAGGCTTAAAAGGCAACGGGATTGATTTTTTCGCGGTTAAAGATGCTTCAGGAAATGACGTCAAAATTGATGCTAATCAATTAACAGGGTTAGCAGGCAAACTGAAAATCTCTAATCCTATTAAAAATGATCTAGACAAGATAGCAGCAGCTTCCCCTAAAGGAACAGATACGGTTGCTTATTCTGGTGACGGTAGCAACGCACTTGCTCTTGCAAATGTAAAGGATACCACTCAATTAAAAAGTAAATATGAATCTATGATTGGTGGCATGGCTGTTAGCTCTCAAGAATCAGTTAGACTAAGCAACAATTCACTCATGTTAACAGATACAGTAGACAAGAGGAGACAGTCTGTTAGTGGTGTATCGTTAGATGAAGAGATGACAAACATGATTCAGTTTCAGCATGCGTATAATGCATCTGCTAGAAACATAACGGTCATTGATGAAATGCTAGATAAGATCATTAATGGCATGGGTGTTGGAGGGAGGTAGGTTAGTAGGATGAGAGTTACTCAAAATATGTTAAGCAATAATATGTTGCGAAATGTAAGTAACAGCTTTCAAAGAATGGGAAAATATCAAGATCAGCTTTCGACAGGAAAGAAAATTAGCCGACCTTCTGACGATCCTGTTGTAGCGATGAAAGGTATGACTTATCGAACGTCTCTAAATCAAGTCGAGCAATATCGCCGCAATTTATCAGAAGCATATAACTGGATGGATGCTGCTGACTCGTCACTTGATAAAGCGACAAGTGTCCTTCAGCGTGTACGTGATCTTACTGTTCAAGCAAGCAATGGAACATACGAAGAAGGTCAGCAAGGTATGATACAAAAGGAAATTACTCAGTTGAAAGAACACCTTGCTTCGATTGGAAATACCCAAGTGGCCGGTAAGTATATATTCAACGGTAACGATACGAAAAATAAACCAATTGATTTAAATGGTTCAACCCCTACTCCAACAGATAAGGATCCTATAATGCTGAAACTGTCTGACGGAATTAACTTAGCAAGTAACAACGTCAATGTTTCTACGAATCAAAATGCAGTTGAATTCGAACTATCTGATGGGATTAAAATACCTGTTAACATTAACCCGACAAACGTTTTTTCTAAACAATTGTTTAAAGATATGGAAGATCTAGAGGCTGCTCTACAAAATGGTGCGCCGGATTTGGATCAGTTTCTGACCAAAATTGATAACCATATTTCAGGCATTGGTTCAGAACGTTCTGAACTAGGTGCCCGGTATAACCGAATTGAGTTGATGGACAGCCGTTTAAGTGAACAAGAAGTAATCTCTAGCAAAATTCTATCTGACAATGAAGATGCGGATATTGAAAGAGTGATAACCGATCTAAAGATGCAAGAAAGTGTGCACCGTGCCGCACTGGCTGTTGGGTCAAGAATTATTCAGCCATCACTAATGGACTTTCTCAGATAAGAAAAAAGAGCTATCAACTGATAGCTCTTTCTCTATATAGGAGGGAAACAGTATGAACTTTCCTCAATTAAGAATGCAGTCAACAAAAGGTGAATTAGGATTAACCATTACAAAAGCTGTTCAACAGATTGAGCAGCCACAAGCAGATATGACGATTAGACAACGATCAGCGGAGATGGATATTGAGACAACACCAGGAAAACTGATCATCGATCAAACCCAGGCTTGGGCAGATATGAATTTAATGCACATTTTTAAGCGAATCGAAGAGTACGCTCGAAACGGATATCAAGATTGGTTATCTTATCTAGCGAAAACCTCATCTCAGGGAGATCAACTTATGAGGATTGAAAACAAGGGTAACCCATTAATCTCTCAAGCGAAGATGAATAGTGAATCGCCTATTTTAGATTACAATGTAGGATTTATTCCATCTGCCTTTAGCGTTAAAATGAATTATAGACCAGCTAAAGTGAATATTAATTGGAAAACGCATCAGCCAGATATAAACGTAAAAGTCAACAAACCTCGTCATCATTATTCACCAGGTGTCGTACGAGGAAAAATGAAACAGATGCCATCTTTACATATAGAGGTTATAGGATTAAATATTGATCAAAAAAAGTAAAGGGATGAAAACATGAAACTTGAGACGAAATTTCAAGAAGTGATCGAAATACAAGAGTCAGATATATTATCGTTTGAACAAGGTCTGCCAGGATTTGAGCATGAAAAACAATTTGTTTTGCTACCCATAGTAGGTACAGAATTGTCACTGCTTCAGTCAATCGGGACAAGGGATTTAGCCTTTATAACGACTGATCCATTTCAATTTTTTAAAACGTATGACTTTGAGTTAAGTAAAGCAGACATAGAATCTTTAAAGTTAGAAAATGAAAAAGATGTCTTTGTACAAGTAATTATTACAGTCCAAGACCCATATGAAAAATCAACAGCAAATCTTCAAGCTCCTGTTGTAATCAATTCAAAAAATAATCTTTGTAAGCAAGTTATTTTGACAGATAATCATTATAGAACAAGACATAAACTAACAGAATCTCTTGTTAGACAGGAGGGTTAATCATGCTAGTATTAACCCGTAAAATACAAGAAGCTATTAAAATTGGTCACGATATTGAGATAACGGTTCTTGCTGTTGAGGGAGACCAAGTTAAACTAGGCATTAATGCTCAAAGAAATGTAGAGATTCATAGAAAAGAAATCTATCTTTCTATACAAGAAGAAAACAATCAAGCATCCCAAACTTCACTAGACACATTCAAACAGTTAAAAACACAAAAAAATATTACTAAAACTATTAAAGATTAATTCCATTCTCCGATATAACATATAGAAACAAGTTGTACTTTTAGCGGCCGGTAAATGTACGCTCGTTTTATAAAAAACACATCCAACCAACCACAAGGACGTGGGCGGTTCAAATTTCAAGGAGGAAATTAAAATGAGAATTAATCACAATATCGCAGCTCTTAACACGCATCGTCAATTAAGTGGAGCTAATAATGCTCAAATGAAGTCGATGGAGAAACTCTCTTCTGGTCTTCGTATTAACAAAGCAGGAGACGACGCGGCAGGTCTAGCAATTTCTGAAAAAATGCGTGGACAAGTTAGGGGATTAGAACAAGCATCTCGTAACTCACAAGATGCAATTTCAATGATTCAAACTGCTGAAGGTGCTCTTAACGAAACTCACTCAATCCTTCAACGTATGCGTGAGCTAGCTGTTCAAGGTGCGAATGATACAAACGTAACACAAGATAGAGATGCTATTCAGGAAGAATTAGTTGAATTAAAGAAAGAAATTGACCGTATCGGTGATACAACAGAGTTTAACAAACAGACTTTGCTTAATGGTGGTCTGGGTGGTACTGTTGATCAAGATGCAACAACAACAACTGTATTAGCAGTTACTGGTGTTGCTAGTGCAACAACAAATGGTGCTATTGCAGATACTTATACTATATCTTCAGGTGCTGCTGGTGAATTAACTATGACTAACAGTGCTGGTACAAAAACACAGACAATAACAAACGCTAGTGGTGCTCAAGAATTAAACTTCTCTGATTTTGGAATAACATTAAAAACAAATGCAGGATATACTGCTGATGATGCAGTTGGTAATGTTGTAGTTAATGCTGGTTCAGTTACATTCCAAATTGGTGCTAATGAAGACCAAAATCTAAGTTTAAATATTCGTAACATGAAAACGGATGGTGTGCTTAATCTTGCAACCGCTGGCCGTGTTGACGTTACAGACCACCTTGCAGCAAAAGCTTCAGTTACAAACATTGAAAGTGCTATTACTGAAGTTTCAAAAGAGCGTTCTAAACTGGGTGCATACCAAAACCGTCTGGAGCACACTATCAATAACCTTAACACATCTTCTGAAAACCTAACTGCTGCGGAATCTCGTATTCGTGACGTAGACATGGCGAAAGAAATGATGGAACAAACTAAGAACTCTATTCTTGGACAAGCTGCACAAGCCATGCTTGCACAAGCAAACCAACAACCACAAGGTGTTCTTCAACTTCTTCGTTAATTAAAATTTATTATTCTGAGATCTTAGTTTATCTAAGATCTCTTTTTGCTCTTCTGCTACCTAATCGCTTTATAAACCCATATCCCTATTAAATACACAAATACTTTTCCGATATATAATGAAAGGTCATTTATTCGGAGAGTGAACTATGAATATCCACAATCATTTAAACCCCAGTCAAATACACAGTACAACTCCAATTAAACAAGGTGAAACCACTACTGCAACTTTAAAAGAAAAGATATCTGCTACTAAAGCTATTCTGGTTATCAGAGGACAAGAATTTCAAGCAGATTTTACAAATGAAATTCCCGAATCTGAAAAGATTAGGTTAAAAGTTTTAAATGTATCTGAAAATACAATACAAGTTGAATCTAAAGTTACATTAAGGAACGGTTTAGATACTCAAAGTAATAATAGTCTTCAATCTATAGAAACAGGAAAAATAATCAGTAATCACAAGGCTTCTGGTCCACTCTTAACTATTATGAATAAAAAAGGTTTACAATCTGATATTGCAATTAACAATCATATAAAGGAAGCTCTTTCTGGAAAATTTGATGAACATCTCAACCTTCTTAATAAAGGTGTATTCAAGGCTATTCAAAACGAAGTAAGAGTTACTACTAATGCAATAAAGAATGAGACAAATCCTGTTTATGTAGTAAAACAGGTTAATCAAACGCTTGGTAGGATTGCTCCATTTATACATCCACAAACTAGTGAAGAGCTAAGTGCCCTTTTTAAAGAATTAAATGTAAGCCTTTCACATGATAAACTTCAAAATGTTAAAGATCGCTTAATTCAAGTTCTTCAACAAGTAGATGCTGACATGCAAGAATCTACTAATAAAGCAGGTAAAGAGATTATTTTTCAAGTGGGAAGTAAAATATCAGATTTACATCCAAAAGAGGTTCTTCTTAAAACGAAAGAACATGTACAACAATTACCAACAGTCATAAAAGTGATAGAAAAAACTCAGGAAATGCTGAAGTCAATAGCTCTAGAACCAAAGTCTTTAGAAAAGTTAGAACGAGCAGTACAAGAAGCGAGACAATATCAACAACTTGGGAGAGAACAGTTAGGAAAAGAAAGGATTATTCATGCGCTGGAACAAATCGAAAATGAACTATCAGAAGTAATAACAAGAAAAGCAGATATACAACTACAACCAAAAGTAGTAATACGGGAAACGAGAGAACAAGTACAGCAATCAGCGAATGTTGCAGAGGCAATTGAAAAGACACAAGAATACATAAAGGCAAACCCTTTCGAACCAAAAGCTATTGAAAAGTTGGAGCGAGCTATACAGGAAGCTAAACAACATCGACATCTTGGAAGAGAACAGCTAGGCAAAGAAATGATTGTTCAAGCATTACAACAACTTGAAAGTGAAACATACATACAAGATGTAATTAATAAAAAAAATTCTCATAATGAAAAAAGCACAGGTCCAAATATAGATGCACAGCAATCTAACTTAAAAATAAATACAACAGAAACTGAACATGGGAAAGTAAAATCTTTCGAAAACAAAACAGAGATTACGAAACAAGCAGTAGATCAGTGGATCAATATGATTCAAAAACAAAGTAAGATAGGGCAAGCTTTAGACTTATTACAAACTGAATTAAGTAAGTATCCAGAAAGTGCTTCCGTTAAGAAAGTAATGGAGTCAATGGAAAGAGCTGCTCAGCATGTTGAAGCAAAAAAGGAACTTGCTGCAAGAAAAGAAATTCATGAAACGCTTCAAATAATAAAACCAACTTTACCAAGTGAATCAACAGAAAATCAAGAGGTGCAATCAATAAACAAGGAAGTAAAATCATTTATTGAGAATTTACCTCTGCTTGATTCTGCCTCAAAAAATATTGTAGTTACTAAAGTTACAGAAAAGCTGGCAAAGGCAACTATTGATTTTAAAGAAGTACAAAGAGAACTTGTTAGAAATTTAAATAATGTTGATAACATGTTGCGTACTCAACATACACAACCTCAAGCAAGGCAACTCATAGAATCTACTATTGCTAAACTAGACAACTCGATTCTAAAGAGCGAGATGATGATTTTATCTGATATGGGGACAGAAAAAAAGCTTCTGCAGGCTAGCAGTCAGTTGGCAGAAGCAAAAAAATTACTTTCAAGCGGGAATCCACATGAAGCACAAAAAATTGTGCAGAACGTCTCAAAATTACTTGAAATCATAAATTGGAAACCATCTGAAGTAAAAGTTATGCACTACACAAATGTATTATCTGATGAGCAACCTCATCATTATGAAAAACAATTTACTAAAACTATCTCTACCATAGCTAACTATTCGGATATGGAGTACGGATCACCGAGAGAAATGTATGAGAAACTGCGCTCACTGGGATTGAACTATGAGCGGGATATTGGAAATTATTTTGCTTCAAACAAACCGGAACATCAATTAAAAGAGATAGAAACGAATAACTTAAAGTATCTTCTCCAGAAAATATCAAGTGAAGATGGATCAGGAAAGTTTACTCAGCAGATTGAACAAACTCTTTCAAATATTACGGGTCAGCAGCTGTTAAGCAAATCAGATCATCAAGGCAGCCAGCAAAATATGATGTTTTCTTTACCTGTTCAATTAGAGCAGCAAATGAAAAACATTAAAGTCTTTGTGAATTCTAAGAAAGATGGACAAAAGGTGGACTGGGAGAATTGCAGTTTGTATTTCTTAATTGAAACACCAAAATTAGGTGAAGTAGGAATTCTTGTTTCTGCATCAGATCGAAAACTATCTTTAACATTAAAAAACAACAGTTACGACTTTGAACAAGTAGCTAAGCCTATTGGGCAAAAAGCAATACAAAGAATAGAAGAGATTGGCTATCAAGTAAACGGAATGAAGTTTACTGATTTGAGAAAAGAACCTGTTCATCAAGATAATAGTATAGAAGTAACCTCACAAGCTCATTTTGTAGATTACACTTCAGAAAGAGGGATGAATTTCACGATATGAACTATCAATTCTCTAATCAAATAAAACGGAAACATGTAAACGGACAAGCAGCTGCTGTTATTCGTTATAACGAGGATACAGGACAAGCTCCTTCTGTTGTTGCGCAAGGAAAAGGGGATGTGGCAAAGCAAATTATAAGTCTAGCCCAGCAACATGATATACCGCTGCAAGAAGATCACCGTTTAATTGGTGAGCTGTTAGACATGGACTTAGGTGAAAGCATTCCTCCCCAACTTTATGCGGTTATGGCAGAAATTTTATTATTAGTAGAAGAATTGGAAAAAAAGTATTAAATTTAAGAGCTTAATTCCGATATAACATTTGAATGATAATACTGGAGGTAGTTGAATGTTCACGGAAGAAGCCTTGCACAAAAAATCACCTGAAGAGCTGACAGCATTATTGTATGAAGCTTTTCTTAGTAACTTGGAAGAAGCTAAAGAAGCTATTGCAAAAAAAGAATTTACTGAAGCAAATACGAAGCTCCAAAAAGCTAGCGATATCTTATATCGATTGGGCGCAGGTTTAAATTATGAAGCAGGCATTATTGCAGATCAATTGGACGAAGTATACAACTATCTCGCAGAAAGTCTTATTCAAGCTAATCTTACAAAAGAAGTTGAACCGATAGAAGAAGCTATTAAGCTTGTAACGGCAATATCAGATGCTTGGAATGAGGCAATGGAAAAGAAAACAGATAGCCTGTCACATACAACTAAACAAAAGAATAAAGCATACGAACAGTTTGCAATTTACGAATAAGAGGAGCTCTTACAAATGAGAATTAATCATAACATTCAAGCCTTAAATGCTTACCGTAACCTTTCACAGAATCAATTCAATACATCTAAAAGCTTAGAAAAACTATCATCAGGACTACGCATTAACCGTGCTGCTGATGATGCAGCTGGACTAGCAATCTCAGAAAAAATGCGCTCGCAAATTCGTGGATTAGAGATGTCAGAAAGAAATGCCTTAGATGCAATCTCTTTAATCCAAACGGCTGAGGGAGCTCTTAACGAAACACATTCAATTCTACAAAGAATGCGTGAACTTTCCGTTCAAGCTGGAAATGACACGTTGGAGTCTCAAGATCGTGATGCTATTCAAGCTGAAGTTGATCAGTTAACAAAAGAATTAGATCGCATTGCGGGTACAACACAATTTAACAAAAAGGAATTACTTCGTGGGGCAGAGGGTGGAAGAGCTTTTGCGAGTGTTTCCTCTACAGATGTAAACTATAAAGGTGCCACTACAAACACTTGGGAAGGAATTGTTACTGCAGATCCTACAGATAAAGCAAGTGTAGAATTGAATTTTGGTTATCAGGTTGGTGATTTAACTAAAGCTAATATTAATGGAAAGACTTTTACAATTAACGGTAAAGTGTATGAAATTGATATTAAGGATGATGCTGCTTTATCGGGATTAAATACAAACAGTAATATAGCAGTTAATGTATCTGGCTGGAAAGAAACTGGTGCAGATGCTGACGGAATAGCTAACATCAATGCTGTTCTAACTTCACTTAAAAATGCTATTACAACAAATGACAATACATTTAGCACGGCAAGTACGATTGTAAATGCAACAAATACTGATGGATCAGATAACAACAGTATTAATAATGGAAAGCTTACTTTAATTACAAACAGCAATATGTCTGCTGAAGAAGCTAGTAAAATATCTGTATCTTCGAATGTTACTGGACTTAATGTTTATCAACCAGGTACTAGTACTCCTACGACAAAATTATACGCTGAACAATCAGCTGATTTAGGAAAAACTAGTTATGTTACGTTTGGTCAAACTCCAAAAGATGGAGACAAACTGAGAATTGATAATCTTGAAATAACATTTACGGACGGAACCTCTGGAGCGGCTACAGGTTTTGTGTGGAGCCCACCTAAAGGTACAGCGCGCATTGATATTACAGGGAAATCTGTATACGATATTCTAACTGATATCGAATCTGTAATGAAAACTGCTGAAGCAAATATAAACAAACCAATTCGCGATGTTTCTGCATACTCAATCATTGGAAACAGTCTACAGCTAACTACTATGGACACGAAGAACGGTTCATCGTTTACAAACAATGTAAACAGTGAGGGCTTAGAAATTCAAATCATCGACAATGACTTTGAAGCTACTGCTGGAAAAGATCTTACTCTAGGAATGCAAATCGGACCAAATGCTAGTGAAAGATTGGATATCACGATTGGTGTTATGGATACAGCTGCACTAGGCCTTGCTTTTAATGCAGATGGTACTCCAATTAAAACACCAGGAGTGGATGCAGTAAAAGGAATTGATGTTTCATCATCTGCTGCAGCTCAAGTTGCAATTTCAGCAATCGATAACGCAATTACAATGGTTTCCGCTCAGCGTTCTAAGCTCGGAGCATTTCAGAATCGTTTAGAACATACCATCAATAACTTGAAAGCTACAAACGAAAACTTGACTTCATCTGAATCTCGTATTCGTGATGTAGATATGGCGATGGAAATGACTAACTTTACGAAGAACAACATCT is from Fictibacillus sp. b24 and encodes:
- the flgK gene encoding flagellar hook-associated protein FlgK, whose amino-acid sequence is MRSTFQGLETARRGMFTQQTALQVTGHNISNANTPGYTRQRVNFTQTEPYPAAAMNRPNIPGQMGTGVQAGSIQRVREGFLDTQFREENNKFGYWNTRSEALAKMEDIMNEPSDNGLSKTLDRFWQSLQDLSVHPEDDGARSVVRQRGEAVSDTFNYLSNSLNAIRNDHKSQIDLTVKEINSLATQINNINSQINEIEPHGYLPNDLYDERDNLVDRLSQLVNIKVTPVKSGGNAIAISEGKYTIDIIDKNGASLGKLVDGTALTSNELQTVESNGTVSGYQLNDGATATTLSSTEFRGKLQGLTDAYNTVFPEMLANLDQLAYDFATSFNSVHNAGWTMDDVEVGLKGNGIDFFAVKDASGNDVKIDANQLTGLAGKLKISNPIKNDLDKIAAASPKGTDTVAYSGDGSNALALANVKDTTQLKSKYESMIGGMAVSSQESVRLSNNSLMLTDTVDKRRQSVSGVSLDEEMTNMIQFQHAYNASARNITVIDEMLDKIINGMGVGGR
- the flgL gene encoding flagellar hook-associated protein FlgL — encoded protein: MRVTQNMLSNNMLRNVSNSFQRMGKYQDQLSTGKKISRPSDDPVVAMKGMTYRTSLNQVEQYRRNLSEAYNWMDAADSSLDKATSVLQRVRDLTVQASNGTYEEGQQGMIQKEITQLKEHLASIGNTQVAGKYIFNGNDTKNKPIDLNGSTPTPTDKDPIMLKLSDGINLASNNVNVSTNQNAVEFELSDGIKIPVNINPTNVFSKQLFKDMEDLEAALQNGAPDLDQFLTKIDNHISGIGSERSELGARYNRIELMDSRLSEQEVISSKILSDNEDADIERVITDLKMQESVHRAALAVGSRIIQPSLMDFLR
- a CDS encoding DUF6470 family protein produces the protein MNFPQLRMQSTKGELGLTITKAVQQIEQPQADMTIRQRSAEMDIETTPGKLIIDQTQAWADMNLMHIFKRIEEYARNGYQDWLSYLAKTSSQGDQLMRIENKGNPLISQAKMNSESPILDYNVGFIPSAFSVKMNYRPAKVNINWKTHQPDINVKVNKPRHHYSPGVVRGKMKQMPSLHIEVIGLNIDQKK
- the fliW gene encoding flagellar assembly protein FliW, whose amino-acid sequence is MKLETKFQEVIEIQESDILSFEQGLPGFEHEKQFVLLPIVGTELSLLQSIGTRDLAFITTDPFQFFKTYDFELSKADIESLKLENEKDVFVQVIITVQDPYEKSTANLQAPVVINSKNNLCKQVILTDNHYRTRHKLTESLVRQEG
- the csrA gene encoding carbon storage regulator CsrA, with amino-acid sequence MLVLTRKIQEAIKIGHDIEITVLAVEGDQVKLGINAQRNVEIHRKEIYLSIQEENNQASQTSLDTFKQLKTQKNITKTIKD
- a CDS encoding flagellin, which gives rise to MRINHNIAALNTHRQLSGANNAQMKSMEKLSSGLRINKAGDDAAGLAISEKMRGQVRGLEQASRNSQDAISMIQTAEGALNETHSILQRMRELAVQGANDTNVTQDRDAIQEELVELKKEIDRIGDTTEFNKQTLLNGGLGGTVDQDATTTTVLAVTGVASATTNGAIADTYTISSGAAGELTMTNSAGTKTQTITNASGAQELNFSDFGITLKTNAGYTADDAVGNVVVNAGSVTFQIGANEDQNLSLNIRNMKTDGVLNLATAGRVDVTDHLAAKASVTNIESAITEVSKERSKLGAYQNRLEHTINNLNTSSENLTAAESRIRDVDMAKEMMEQTKNSILGQAAQAMLAQANQQPQGVLQLLR
- a CDS encoding EscU/YscU/HrcU family type III secretion system export apparatus switch protein, whose translation is MNYQFSNQIKRKHVNGQAAAVIRYNEDTGQAPSVVAQGKGDVAKQIISLAQQHDIPLQEDHRLIGELLDMDLGESIPPQLYAVMAEILLLVEELEKKY
- the fliS gene encoding flagellar export chaperone FliS — protein: MFTEEALHKKSPEELTALLYEAFLSNLEEAKEAIAKKEFTEANTKLQKASDILYRLGAGLNYEAGIIADQLDEVYNYLAESLIQANLTKEVEPIEEAIKLVTAISDAWNEAMEKKTDSLSHTTKQKNKAYEQFAIYE
- a CDS encoding flagellin, translating into MRINHNIQALNAYRNLSQNQFNTSKSLEKLSSGLRINRAADDAAGLAISEKMRSQIRGLEMSERNALDAISLIQTAEGALNETHSILQRMRELSVQAGNDTLESQDRDAIQAEVDQLTKELDRIAGTTQFNKKELLRGAEGGRAFASVSSTDVNYKGATTNTWEGIVTADPTDKASVELNFGYQVGDLTKANINGKTFTINGKVYEIDIKDDAALSGLNTNSNIAVNVSGWKETGADADGIANINAVLTSLKNAITTNDNTFSTASTIVNATNTDGSDNNSINNGKLTLITNSNMSAEEASKISVSSNVTGLNVYQPGTSTPTTKLYAEQSADLGKTSYVTFGQTPKDGDKLRIDNLEITFTDGTSGAATGFVWSPPKGTARIDITGKSVYDILTDIESVMKTAEANINKPIRDVSAYSIIGNSLQLTTMDTKNGSSFTNNVNSEGLEIQIIDNDFEATAGKDLTLGMQIGPNASERLDITIGVMDTAALGLAFNADGTPIKTPGVDAVKGIDVSSSAAAQVAISAIDNAITMVSAQRSKLGAFQNRLEHTINNLKATNENLTSSESRIRDVDMAMEMTNFTKNNILNQSAQAMLAQANQLPQGILQLLQ